A window of Anaerohalosphaeraceae bacterium contains these coding sequences:
- a CDS encoding M48 family metallopeptidase codes for MKRFWKEIWFSCLAVFCVGCAEVPITGRRQLNLVPDSMIHSMAVQEYQSFLKENKLSTDPQKTAMVREVGTRIAKAVEAYFKEQGMSEQLRGFDWEFNLVESQEKNAWCMPGGKVVVYTGLLPITQDENGLAVVMSHEIAHAVARHGSERMSQALLYQMGGMALSEAIQNHPAATQRLFMQSYGLGAQIGVLLPYSRLHEKEADRLGLIFMGMAGYNPQTAVDFWKRMAADKSASPPEFLSTHPSDQTRIQGIQEALPEAMYYYNRATGQTPKEYQYPFGGRS; via the coding sequence ATGAAGCGTTTTTGGAAGGAGATATGGTTTTCCTGCCTGGCGGTTTTTTGTGTCGGATGTGCGGAGGTTCCGATTACCGGCCGCAGACAGCTGAATCTGGTTCCGGACTCAATGATTCACTCGATGGCCGTGCAGGAGTATCAGTCGTTTCTGAAGGAAAACAAACTGAGTACGGACCCGCAGAAGACGGCAATGGTGCGGGAGGTCGGCACCCGGATTGCCAAAGCCGTAGAGGCGTATTTTAAGGAACAGGGGATGTCCGAACAGCTGCGCGGGTTTGACTGGGAATTTAATCTGGTGGAAAGCCAGGAAAAAAACGCCTGGTGTATGCCGGGGGGCAAGGTAGTGGTCTATACGGGTTTGCTGCCCATTACGCAGGATGAGAACGGGCTGGCGGTCGTGATGTCGCACGAGATAGCGCATGCAGTGGCGCGGCACGGCAGCGAACGAATGAGCCAGGCGCTGTTGTATCAGATGGGGGGGATGGCCCTTTCGGAGGCGATACAGAATCATCCGGCGGCGACCCAGCGGCTGTTTATGCAGTCGTACGGGCTGGGGGCGCAGATTGGCGTCCTTCTGCCGTACAGCCGGCTGCATGAAAAAGAAGCGGACCGTCTGGGGCTGATTTTTATGGGAATGGCGGGCTATAATCCGCAGACGGCGGTGGATTTCTGGAAGCGGATGGCAGCCGACAAATCAGCCAGCCCGCCGGAGTTCCTGAGCACCCATCCTTCCGACCAGACCCGCATTCAGGGAATTCAGGAGGCCCTTCCGGAGGCGATGTATTATTATAACCGGGCTACCGGTCAGACTCCGAAAGAGTATCAATATCCGTTTGGGGGAAGGTCGTAG
- a CDS encoding FliA/WhiG family RNA polymerase sigma factor has translation MTEPFVTTTPAQPEVGPEVRMAREFLEEMPAVSAGQALRAYGSQVRESQTEQQILQYLPLVHRIVSQVVSYLHPPLSREDLVSAGTIGLVKAAHDYDPSKDAEFKTYAYIRIRGAVIDELRQWSFAPPSLSKQFEQVQEASARLLEQKGQPPTDEELAEEVQMPLDKLYQLLEAARARHFLSIHGLDDEAPALGECLADAGEPEPSHRLEREELVEHLARAIQNLPKKQRRIVVLYYQRELTMKQIAEVLGITESRVSQLHAAALFTLSTMLQKWKAEGEV, from the coding sequence ATGACAGAACCGTTTGTTACCACGACACCGGCACAGCCGGAGGTTGGGCCGGAAGTTCGGATGGCCCGTGAGTTTCTGGAGGAGATGCCCGCGGTTTCCGCCGGACAGGCCCTTCGCGCCTACGGCTCTCAGGTTCGGGAAAGTCAGACTGAACAGCAGATTCTGCAGTATCTGCCGCTGGTCCATCGGATTGTCAGTCAGGTGGTTTCGTATCTGCATCCGCCGCTGAGCCGGGAGGATTTGGTTTCGGCGGGGACGATCGGCCTGGTGAAGGCGGCTCACGATTATGACCCGTCGAAAGATGCGGAATTTAAGACCTATGCGTATATCCGGATACGCGGTGCGGTGATTGATGAACTTCGGCAGTGGTCGTTTGCTCCGCCGTCCCTGTCCAAACAGTTTGAACAGGTTCAGGAGGCCTCCGCCCGGCTGCTGGAGCAAAAGGGACAGCCGCCCACGGATGAGGAGCTGGCCGAAGAGGTTCAGATGCCGCTGGACAAGCTGTATCAGCTGCTGGAGGCGGCCAGGGCCCGGCATTTCCTGTCGATTCACGGACTGGATGATGAGGCCCCGGCACTGGGCGAGTGTCTGGCGGATGCGGGAGAGCCGGAACCCTCCCATCGGCTGGAGCGGGAGGAACTGGTGGAACATTTGGCGCGGGCAATTCAGAATCTGCCGAAGAAGCAGCGGCGGATTGTGGTGCTGTATTATCAGCGGGAATTGACAATGAAGCAGATTGCTGAGGTGCTCGGGATTACCGAATCCCGAGTCAGTCAGCTGCATGCGGCGGCGTTGTTTACTCTCTCGACGATGCTTCAGAAGTGGAAGGCGGAAGGAGAAGTCTGA
- the flhA gene encoding flagellar biosynthesis protein FlhA yields the protein MTGRSAGTAEKGFGSRPIAKLAANSDFLFASGLVGVLTMLLIPLPTFLLDIGLACSISLAVAVLIIVLAAQEPLELSTFPSLLLITTLFRLSLNVASTRLILLQGNAGTIIHTFGNFVAGGNLVVGLVMFLILVVIQFVVITKGAGRISEVSARFILDAMPGKQMSIDADLNAGIITDKEAKQRRDAIVKESEFYGAMDGASKFISGDAKAGLIITAINLIGGILLGWTKGMPIEAALRHYSVLTIGDGLVSQIPSLIIAVSSGFLVTKIRSENTVGFDMTQQMFRQPQALLIASGVIGGFALVPGFPKIPFLLISGVIGFLGWGARKQTSLEKSSEKSKPETSSSASPDEPPAEELLQADILSILVGVRLINLVDPRRQSSVFERIGALRKKIAQKLGFVFPLVRLRDDINLEPSSYEIRLYDHVIAAGRIEPDKYLAMDSGAVQKPVRGIPTKEPVYGLPALWIAAADKETAELNGYTVIDPESVLITHLSETIMRHAHELLSREDVQQLLERLRKVQPSLVGEVVPEVVSVGLVQRVLQNLLKEGISIRDLPLILEALGEHGGRTKNAVLLTECARKALARTITERFKGPDGKINAMVLEPSLEHQLLGCVQQGADTITLAVPPEAASQLNQAIAQAWKEMLDKGIEEPVLLCDARIRPGLVNLISRSLQRLPVAAYDEICTGTSVNPAETVSLPEVSSVLNPAGEPVGV from the coding sequence ATGACCGGGCGTTCTGCGGGAACAGCAGAGAAAGGATTTGGCAGCCGGCCTATCGCCAAACTGGCCGCCAACAGTGATTTTCTGTTTGCATCGGGGCTGGTGGGCGTTCTGACGATGCTGCTGATTCCGCTGCCGACTTTTCTGCTGGACATCGGGCTGGCGTGCAGCATTTCACTGGCGGTGGCGGTTCTGATTATTGTGTTGGCGGCTCAGGAGCCGCTGGAGCTGTCCACGTTTCCGTCGCTTCTGCTGATTACGACGCTCTTCCGCCTGTCACTGAATGTGGCCTCCACGCGTCTGATTCTGCTGCAGGGCAATGCCGGAACGATTATTCACACCTTCGGGAATTTTGTGGCGGGGGGCAATCTGGTTGTGGGACTGGTGATGTTCCTGATTCTGGTGGTGATTCAGTTCGTGGTGATTACCAAAGGAGCGGGGCGCATCAGTGAGGTCAGCGCAAGGTTTATTCTGGATGCAATGCCGGGCAAGCAGATGTCGATTGATGCGGATCTGAATGCGGGCATTATTACGGATAAGGAAGCCAAGCAGCGCCGGGATGCCATCGTCAAGGAAAGCGAATTTTACGGAGCGATGGACGGTGCAAGCAAGTTTATCTCGGGAGATGCCAAGGCGGGTCTGATTATTACGGCCATTAACCTCATTGGCGGGATTCTTCTGGGGTGGACCAAGGGAATGCCGATCGAAGCGGCGCTGCGGCATTATTCCGTCCTGACCATCGGCGACGGCCTGGTCAGTCAGATTCCTTCGCTGATTATTGCCGTCAGCAGCGGCTTTCTGGTGACGAAAATCCGTTCGGAGAACACCGTCGGATTTGATATGACCCAGCAGATGTTCCGCCAGCCTCAGGCGCTGCTGATTGCCTCGGGGGTTATCGGGGGCTTTGCGCTGGTTCCGGGCTTTCCGAAGATTCCGTTCCTGCTGATTTCGGGCGTAATTGGGTTTTTGGGCTGGGGAGCCAGGAAGCAGACCTCGCTGGAGAAATCGTCTGAAAAGAGCAAACCGGAGACCTCGTCGTCTGCGTCGCCGGATGAGCCGCCGGCGGAGGAACTCCTGCAGGCGGACATTCTGTCGATTTTGGTTGGGGTCCGTCTGATTAATTTGGTGGACCCGCGCCGTCAAAGCAGTGTGTTTGAGCGGATTGGCGCTTTGCGGAAGAAAATCGCCCAGAAACTGGGCTTTGTGTTTCCGCTGGTTCGCCTGCGGGATGATATCAATCTGGAGCCTTCGTCCTATGAGATTCGGCTGTATGACCATGTGATTGCCGCCGGGCGGATTGAGCCCGACAAATACCTGGCGATGGATTCCGGGGCGGTTCAGAAGCCGGTGCGTGGAATCCCGACGAAAGAGCCGGTGTACGGTCTGCCGGCGCTGTGGATTGCGGCGGCAGATAAGGAAACGGCCGAACTGAACGGCTATACAGTGATTGACCCGGAGTCGGTTCTGATTACACATTTGTCGGAAACGATTATGCGGCATGCCCATGAGCTGCTCAGCCGCGAGGATGTTCAGCAGCTGCTGGAGCGGCTGCGGAAGGTGCAGCCGTCGCTGGTCGGGGAGGTGGTGCCGGAGGTGGTTTCGGTCGGGCTGGTTCAGCGGGTTCTGCAGAATCTGCTCAAGGAGGGGATTTCAATTCGGGATTTGCCGCTGATTCTGGAGGCGCTCGGAGAACACGGCGGACGAACAAAGAATGCGGTCCTGCTGACGGAGTGTGCCCGCAAGGCACTGGCCCGGACGATTACGGAGCGGTTCAAAGGGCCGGACGGCAAAATCAATGCGATGGTTCTGGAACCGTCGCTGGAGCATCAGCTGCTGGGCTGTGTGCAGCAGGGAGCGGACACCATCACGCTGGCGGTCCCGCCGGAGGCCGCTTCCCAGCTGAATCAGGCGATTGCACAGGCGTGGAAGGAGATGCTGGACAAAGGGATTGAGGAGCCGGTTCTTCTGTGCGATGCGCGGATTCGGCCGGGTCTGGTGAATCTGATTTCGCGGTCTCTGCAGCGTCTGCCAGTGGCTGCCTATGATGAGATTTGTACGGGAACGTCGGTCAATCCGGCTGAAACGGTTTCGCTGCCGGAGGTTTCGTCGGTGCTGAATCCGGCGGGTGAGCCGGTCGGAGTCTGA
- a CDS encoding FliM/FliN family flagellar motor switch protein: MADTEQTAVPEASIVSGPNSTTAVQEADFASAEGQDVRSGQEHLDMLLDIQLPVTVSLGKTDIPLRRLLQLQPGSILSLEKRIGEPVDLIVQGVPFAAGDIVVVEDCYGVRIREILNAAAGLSGAAAKSS; encoded by the coding sequence ATGGCGGATACAGAACAGACAGCGGTTCCGGAGGCGTCCATCGTTTCCGGTCCCAACAGCACGACGGCGGTTCAGGAAGCGGACTTTGCATCGGCGGAGGGGCAGGATGTTCGCAGCGGTCAGGAACATCTGGATATGCTGCTGGATATCCAGCTGCCGGTGACGGTTTCGCTGGGCAAGACGGATATTCCGCTGCGCCGTCTGCTTCAGCTCCAGCCGGGCTCAATTCTGTCGCTGGAGAAGCGGATTGGCGAGCCGGTGGATTTGATTGTGCAGGGGGTGCCGTTTGCCGCAGGGGATATTGTGGTGGTGGAAGACTGCTACGGCGTTCGGATTCGCGAGATTCTGAATGCGGCGGCGGGATTGTCCGGCGCCGCCGCCAAATCAAGCTGA
- a CDS encoding FliM/FliN family flagellar motor switch protein: MSGAETTIVLPREKLMRLVERARQTAVPEPEKPAEEFDWTRPHRFGSDARALLEGLGNRMILSIQKGLSEQTNSTVEGVLKGVREHFAYRLAQTVGVGKEGPYVIGLRDDSKQCVGCLLFTFENARFLVAQMLNDPEAAVGQNGEFSALEESILMDTSTVLAGFLSDVLQEQIRLKVQPAGQPVRGDWLMRSRILEDLFEWTLEIQYGSCAVEFSLVLESALLDSFAGVPTPAALNPSQCSARILERLRQVPVSVCATLETNLIGLGDLAGLERGDVLVLGQKIRRPWRVLLNGQPCFFAYPAQQNGKIVLVISEAESE, encoded by the coding sequence ATGAGCGGTGCAGAGACAACGATTGTTCTTCCGCGTGAGAAGCTGATGCGTCTGGTGGAGCGGGCTCGGCAGACGGCGGTGCCGGAGCCGGAGAAGCCCGCGGAGGAGTTTGACTGGACACGCCCTCATCGGTTCGGTTCCGATGCGCGGGCCCTGCTGGAGGGGCTGGGCAACCGGATGATTTTGTCCATTCAGAAAGGACTCAGCGAACAGACGAACAGTACGGTGGAGGGGGTGCTGAAGGGGGTTCGGGAGCATTTTGCGTATCGTCTGGCACAGACGGTCGGTGTGGGCAAAGAGGGCCCGTATGTGATCGGGCTGCGGGATGACAGCAAGCAGTGTGTGGGCTGCCTTTTGTTCACGTTTGAGAATGCCCGGTTTCTGGTGGCGCAGATGCTGAATGACCCGGAGGCGGCGGTCGGTCAGAATGGAGAGTTTTCGGCGCTGGAAGAGTCGATTCTGATGGATACCTCCACGGTTCTGGCGGGTTTTCTGAGCGACGTTCTCCAGGAACAGATTCGTCTGAAGGTTCAGCCTGCCGGCCAGCCGGTGCGCGGGGACTGGCTGATGCGTTCCCGGATTCTGGAGGATTTGTTCGAATGGACGCTGGAGATTCAGTACGGCTCGTGCGCGGTGGAGTTTTCGCTGGTGCTCGAATCGGCCCTTCTGGATTCGTTTGCAGGGGTTCCGACGCCGGCGGCGCTGAATCCGAGCCAGTGTTCGGCCCGGATTCTGGAGCGGCTGCGTCAGGTTCCGGTTTCCGTTTGCGCCACGCTGGAGACCAATTTGATTGGACTTGGAGATTTGGCGGGACTGGAGCGGGGGGATGTGCTTGTGCTGGGGCAGAAGATTCGGCGTCCGTGGCGGGTGCTTCTGAACGGACAGCCCTGCTTTTTTGCCTATCCGGCGCAGCAGAACGGAAAGATTGTGCTGGTTATCAGCGAAGCGGAAAGCGAATAG
- a CDS encoding flagellar basal body-associated FliL family protein: MASEKGQDKRTTKSTSVPMEGGKTGWMFWVMLGAVAAGALSGGFALSQLLGGTDSECPAAQTAEPAKVEKNFDEFLLKNSQNQPAWIYEGLEAIVSNLDEPGVTRYVRVTVSLEMSPEMDRTKGEAYLNERKLVLRDWLTTYFAGLSLEDVRGSRNLEKIKRHIREQFNELLFPNGRPYIQRVLFREFAVQ; this comes from the coding sequence ATGGCGTCGGAAAAAGGACAGGATAAGCGGACAACGAAAAGTACATCAGTGCCGATGGAAGGCGGGAAAACCGGCTGGATGTTCTGGGTGATGCTGGGGGCCGTGGCGGCGGGGGCCCTGAGCGGCGGATTTGCCCTCTCGCAGCTGCTGGGCGGAACAGATTCGGAATGTCCGGCGGCTCAAACGGCCGAACCGGCCAAGGTGGAGAAAAACTTTGATGAGTTCCTTCTGAAGAACAGCCAAAATCAGCCGGCATGGATTTACGAGGGACTGGAGGCGATTGTGTCCAATCTGGATGAGCCGGGGGTGACACGCTATGTTCGGGTGACGGTGTCGCTGGAAATGAGTCCGGAGATGGACCGCACGAAAGGGGAAGCGTACCTGAACGAGCGGAAGCTGGTTTTGCGGGACTGGCTGACGACCTATTTTGCAGGTTTAAGTCTGGAGGATGTGCGCGGCAGCCGCAATCTGGAAAAGATTAAGCGGCACATCCGCGAGCAGTTTAATGAGCTTTTGTTTCCGAACGGCCGTCCGTATATTCAGCGGGTTTTGTTTCGGGAGTTTGCCGTCCAATGA